The following proteins are encoded in a genomic region of Roseinatronobacter sp. S2:
- the xth gene encoding exodeoxyribonuclease III: MKIASFNINGIKARAGALTRWLDDASPDLLVMQEIKSTDETFPRELIEDRGYNLHTHGQKGFNGVAIASKLPLEDVVCGLPGDEDDVQARWIEATVTGDSHALRVCGLYLPNGNPVELDTQGQPVAGGKYAYKLAWMARMEARLRDLLAMEIPLAVMGDYNIIPQAEDAARPDAWTEDALFRLPSRMAFRRMVHLGFTDALHAVNPAPGQYTFWDYQAGAWARNDGIRIDHILLNAHAADLLRDCRIDTETRAGEKPSDHVPIWAELAV; the protein is encoded by the coding sequence ATGAAAATCGCCAGTTTCAACATCAATGGCATCAAGGCCCGCGCGGGCGCGCTGACGCGCTGGCTGGATGACGCATCGCCAGACCTGCTGGTGATGCAGGAAATCAAATCCACCGATGAGACATTCCCGCGTGAGTTGATAGAGGATCGCGGCTATAATCTGCACACGCATGGGCAAAAAGGGTTCAACGGCGTGGCCATTGCCAGCAAACTGCCGCTGGAAGATGTGGTCTGCGGCCTGCCCGGCGATGAGGACGATGTGCAGGCCCGCTGGATAGAAGCCACAGTCACAGGCGACAGCCACGCGCTGCGGGTGTGCGGGCTGTACCTGCCCAACGGGAACCCGGTTGAGCTGGACACGCAGGGCCAGCCGGTGGCGGGCGGCAAATACGCCTATAAGCTGGCATGGATGGCCCGCATGGAGGCGCGCTTGCGCGATCTGCTGGCGATGGAAATACCGCTGGCGGTGATGGGGGATTACAACATCATCCCGCAGGCCGAAGATGCCGCGCGCCCCGATGCATGGACGGAGGATGCGCTGTTTCGCCTGCCATCACGCATGGCGTTCCGGCGCATGGTGCATCTGGGGTTTACCGATGCCTTGCACGCCGTCAATCCGGCGCCGGGGCAATACACGTTCTGGGATTATCAGGCGGGGGCGTGGGCGCGCAATGACGGCATCCGCATTGACCATATCTTGCTGAATGCCCATGCCGCCGATCTGTTGCGCGATTGCCGGATCGACACGGAAACGCGCGCGGGCGAAAAACCCTCAGACCATGTGCCCATCTGGGCGGAACTGGCCGTATAG
- a CDS encoding surface lipoprotein assembly modifier, with protein MYFSDKALALAVVIWCAAGSLQADTLERAGRLMVAEDFATARVAAQNATIETAEDEVEQAWIIGLSHMRENAPRTALPHLERTVTLAPQVTRFRLELARALYLTEQDERARFHFDSALAGQLSLGEIAAIQEYMTAMDRRKTWQGHASFAIVPQTNPTRASGESHVMVGGFIPLPLAPVKRGVGVDLGLGATWLPRLGQDLRGRVHLMANGQVFEESRLNSWRLRNELGVVVLGDHGRQIGAGITLQAAFTDAGRVMEGVGVYASFQRRFGARTHVSLRANVDRLRYPQVANDAMDGWRTALSVNTIHILTPQIRLDGGVTLSKMNATMDFNTRSDIGVNFGGQYAHTGGITTGLSVAASQTQYAASNPLLPQFAPARDTNVSLTASLMHRELTVQGFAPVLHLGVERQDSNIPSRSFSNLRASLGATREF; from the coding sequence ATGTATTTTTCAGACAAGGCTCTGGCGCTTGCGGTTGTGATTTGGTGTGCCGCTGGCAGCCTTCAGGCAGATACGCTGGAACGGGCCGGGCGGTTGATGGTGGCCGAAGATTTCGCCACCGCGCGTGTGGCCGCCCAAAATGCGACTATTGAGACCGCAGAGGATGAAGTTGAACAGGCGTGGATTATCGGCCTGTCGCATATGCGCGAAAACGCCCCGCGCACCGCGCTGCCGCATCTGGAACGGACTGTCACCCTTGCCCCGCAGGTCACACGGTTCCGGCTGGAACTGGCGCGCGCGCTTTACCTGACCGAACAGGATGAACGCGCAAGGTTTCATTTCGACAGCGCATTGGCGGGGCAGTTGTCGCTGGGGGAAATCGCGGCCATTCAGGAATACATGACCGCCATGGACCGGCGCAAGACGTGGCAGGGCCATGCCAGTTTTGCCATTGTGCCGCAAACAAACCCAACGCGGGCGTCCGGCGAAAGCCATGTCATGGTCGGTGGTTTCATTCCCCTGCCGCTGGCCCCTGTCAAGCGCGGGGTCGGTGTGGATCTGGGGCTCGGGGCGACTTGGTTGCCAAGATTGGGGCAGGATTTGCGCGGGCGCGTGCATCTCATGGCCAACGGGCAGGTGTTTGAAGAAAGCCGCCTGAACAGTTGGCGTCTGCGCAATGAACTGGGTGTGGTGGTATTGGGTGATCATGGCCGCCAGATTGGTGCGGGCATAACGTTGCAGGCGGCGTTCACGGATGCGGGGCGCGTTATGGAAGGGGTTGGTGTCTATGCCAGTTTCCAACGCCGTTTCGGGGCGCGCACGCATGTGTCGCTGCGGGCAAATGTCGACAGGTTGCGTTACCCGCAGGTTGCCAATGACGCGATGGACGGGTGGCGCACGGCGCTGTCTGTCAACACAATCCATATTCTGACCCCGCAAATCCGGCTGGACGGGGGCGTGACGCTGTCGAAGATGAACGCGACCATGGATTTCAACACGCGCAGCGATATAGGTGTGAATTTTGGCGGGCAATATGCGCATACAGGTGGCATAACCACGGGCCTTAGCGTGGCTGCATCCCAGACCCAATATGCCGCGTCCAACCCGCTATTGCCGCAATTTGCACCCGCGCGTGATACCAATGTTAGCCTGACCGCATCGCTGATGCACCGCGAACTGACAGTGCAGGGGTTTGCCCCTGTGCTGCATCTGGGCGTGGAACGTCAGGACAGCAATATTCCGTCACGGTCCTTCAGCAACCTGCGTGCATCACTTGGCGCAACGCGGGAGTTTTAA
- a CDS encoding PilZ domain-containing protein gives MSGTTILTGHAMRYRPRRQHLTTPVGIIRDGTRFLSHLLDLSDAGLKLQTSLETRPGEVLQLHAKGAVVMAEVRWIKGNQIGLQFTKGGSAADKSRFLLRLMPEKHHVTGARVHGFTEL, from the coding sequence TTGTCCGGCACAACAATTCTGACAGGCCATGCCATGCGCTACCGCCCACGAAGACAGCACCTGACCACACCGGTGGGAATAATCCGTGACGGCACACGATTTCTGTCGCATCTGCTCGATCTTTCCGATGCGGGCTTGAAGCTGCAAACCAGTCTGGAAACCCGACCGGGCGAAGTGTTGCAATTGCATGCGAAAGGGGCTGTCGTTATGGCCGAAGTGCGCTGGATCAAGGGCAACCAGATTGGTTTGCAATTCACCAAGGGCGGGTCTGCTGCGGACAAGTCGCGCTTCCTGCTGCGCCTGATGCCGGAAAAGCACCATGTCACCGGCGCAAGGGTCCACGGGTTTACCGAATTATAG
- a CDS encoding LysR family transcriptional regulator, whose amino-acid sequence MDWDDMRVFLALARGESLGRAGQVLRLDPATVGRRITRLEDGLGRRLFTRSHQGYALTDDGARLLPHAIEAETALIAASDAAQATGGTGLSGQIRIGAPDGCANYLLPQVVAAICAENPALEVQIIALPRVFNLSRREADMAIGVSAPEAGRLSVQKITEYDLHLAASKRYLAAHPPIRDLQDLRAHRVIGYIPDMIFDRELDYLAQLGLEQVALTSNSVAVQFNWVRSGAGIAVVHDFAIPAGVDIQRVLPDTFSLSRSFFLIRHLDDRRVARLNRFAEALVRGLRQEVARLQAQVDRAEKV is encoded by the coding sequence ATGGATTGGGATGACATGCGTGTGTTTCTAGCGCTTGCGCGGGGCGAAAGCCTTGGGCGGGCAGGGCAGGTGCTGCGGCTGGACCCCGCCACAGTGGGCCGCCGCATCACGCGGCTGGAAGACGGGCTGGGGCGGCGTTTGTTCACGCGCTCGCATCAGGGCTATGCGCTGACAGATGACGGCGCGCGCCTGTTGCCCCACGCCATCGAGGCCGAAACCGCCTTGATTGCCGCCAGCGACGCCGCGCAGGCCACCGGCGGAACCGGCCTGTCAGGACAAATCCGCATTGGCGCGCCCGATGGCTGCGCGAATTACCTGTTGCCGCAAGTGGTGGCCGCGATCTGCGCGGAAAACCCCGCACTGGAGGTGCAGATCATCGCGCTGCCGCGTGTGTTCAACCTGTCGCGGCGCGAAGCGGATATGGCCATTGGCGTGTCGGCCCCCGAAGCAGGGCGGCTGTCGGTGCAGAAAATCACTGAGTACGACCTGCATCTGGCGGCATCAAAGCGCTATCTGGCGGCCCACCCCCCGATCAGGGATTTGCAGGATCTGCGTGCGCATCGGGTGATTGGCTATATTCCCGACATGATTTTTGATCGCGAACTGGATTATCTGGCGCAACTGGGGCTGGAGCAGGTGGCGCTGACATCGAATTCGGTCGCGGTGCAGTTCAACTGGGTGCGCAGCGGGGCAGGGATTGCGGTGGTGCATGACTTCGCCATTCCCGCAGGCGTCGATATCCAGCGGGTTCTGCCCGACACTTTCAGCCTGTCGCGCAGTTTCTTTCTGATCCGGCATCTGGATGACCGGCGCGTTGCGCGGCTAAACCGTTTTGCAGAAGCACTGGTGCGCGGATTGCGGCAGGAAGTGGCGCGCCTGCAAGCGCAGGTGGACAGGGCGGAAAAGGTTTAA
- a CDS encoding CoA-acylating methylmalonate-semialdehyde dehydrogenase codes for MRELSHWIDGQRVSGTSGRFADVFNPATGEVQARVPLASKDELDDAVARAATAQVKWGATNPQRRARVMMAAVQLINRDMDKLAEQLSSEHGKTFPDAKGDIQRGLEVIEYCIGAPQLLKGEFTDSAGPGIDMYSMRQPLGVVAGITPFNFPAMIPLWKMGPALACGNAMILKPSERDPSVPLMLAEIFKEAGLPDGVLQVVNGDKESVDAILDNEIIQAVGFVGSTPIAHYIYSRGCAAGKRVQCFGGAKNHMIIMPDADMDLAADALIGAGYGAAGERCMAISVAVPVGEGTAEALRERLVPKIEALKVGPWTAGDDVDYGPVVTAAAKENIERLVELGIEQGAELAVDGRGFSLQGYENGFFVGPHLFDHVTPKMDIYRKEIFGPVLSMVRAASYEEAIGLAMDHEYGNGTAIFTRDGDAARDFAHRINIGMVGINVPIPVPLAYHTFGGWKKSGFGDLNQHGPDAFKFYTRTKTVTSRWPSGIKEGAAFNFKAMD; via the coding sequence ATGCGAGAGCTTTCACATTGGATTGACGGGCAGCGCGTTTCAGGCACATCAGGGCGGTTTGCCGATGTGTTCAACCCCGCCACGGGCGAGGTTCAGGCGCGTGTCCCGCTGGCATCAAAGGACGAGTTGGATGACGCGGTCGCGCGTGCAGCAACCGCACAGGTCAAATGGGGCGCCACAAACCCCCAACGCCGCGCACGCGTCATGATGGCGGCGGTTCAGCTGATAAACCGTGACATGGACAAGCTGGCGGAGCAGCTGTCATCCGAGCATGGCAAGACATTCCCCGACGCCAAGGGTGATATCCAGCGCGGGCTGGAAGTGATCGAATATTGCATCGGCGCGCCGCAATTGCTGAAGGGCGAATTCACCGACAGCGCTGGCCCCGGCATTGACATGTATTCCATGCGCCAGCCGCTGGGCGTGGTTGCGGGCATCACGCCTTTCAACTTTCCGGCCATGATTCCGCTGTGGAAAATGGGGCCTGCACTGGCCTGCGGCAACGCGATGATCCTGAAACCGTCTGAACGCGACCCGTCCGTGCCGCTGATGTTGGCCGAGATTTTCAAGGAAGCGGGCCTGCCTGACGGCGTGCTGCAAGTGGTCAACGGCGACAAGGAATCGGTCGATGCGATTCTGGACAATGAGATCATCCAGGCCGTGGGCTTTGTAGGCTCCACCCCGATTGCGCATTACATCTATTCGCGCGGATGTGCGGCAGGCAAGCGCGTGCAGTGTTTTGGTGGCGCAAAAAACCACATGATCATCATGCCAGATGCCGATATGGATCTGGCCGCCGATGCGCTGATTGGTGCTGGCTACGGTGCAGCAGGGGAACGTTGCATGGCAATTTCGGTCGCCGTGCCCGTAGGCGAAGGCACGGCAGAGGCGCTGCGCGAACGGCTGGTGCCAAAAATCGAGGCGTTGAAAGTAGGCCCCTGGACCGCAGGCGATGATGTGGATTACGGCCCCGTTGTCACCGCTGCCGCCAAGGAAAACATCGAACGGCTGGTGGAACTCGGCATCGAGCAAGGGGCCGAACTGGCGGTCGATGGTCGCGGATTCAGCCTGCAAGGCTATGAGAACGGCTTCTTTGTCGGCCCACATCTGTTTGACCATGTTACACCTAAGATGGACATCTACCGCAAGGAAATATTCGGCCCTGTTCTGTCGATGGTGCGCGCCGCCAGCTATGAAGAAGCCATCGGCCTGGCGATGGATCATGAATATGGCAACGGCACCGCAATCTTTACCCGCGATGGCGATGCTGCGCGCGATTTTGCGCACCGTATCAATATTGGAATGGTGGGCATCAATGTGCCGATCCCTGTGCCGCTGGCTTATCACACCTTCGGTGGCTGGAAGAAATCGGGCTTTGGCGATCTGAACCAGCACGGGCCGGATGCGTTCAAGTTCTACACCCGCACCAAAACCGTAACATCGCGCTGGCCAAGCGGGATCAAGGAAGGGGCGGCTTTCAACTTCAAGGCCATGGACTAA
- a CDS encoding acyl-CoA dehydrogenase family protein, giving the protein MDFSLTEESDAIFDMARAFGAEHIAPFARAWEAQGTIPKELWGKLSELGFGGLYVREESGGAGLSRLDATLIFEALSMACPSVAAFLSIHNMCAAMIDKFGSDQMRADLLPRVVSLECFMSYCLTEPGSGSDAAALKTRATRDNAGYVLNGTKAFISGAGYSDGYIVMARTGEHGPRGISALVVMDGAQGLSFGGLEDKMGWRSQPTRQVQFDDCHVGADALLGEEGHGFRYAMAGLDGGRLNIAACSLGGAQAALNATLAYMGERHAFGQSIDQFQALQFRLADMEIEMQAARVFLRQAAWKLDQGAPDATKFCAMAKKFVTEAGSRVADQCLQLHGGYGYLGDYGIEKLVRDLRVHQILEGTNEIMRLIVARQMLAAR; this is encoded by the coding sequence ATGGATTTCAGTTTGACCGAGGAGTCGGACGCGATTTTTGATATGGCGCGCGCGTTCGGGGCCGAGCATATCGCACCATTTGCCCGCGCGTGGGAAGCGCAAGGCACCATCCCGAAAGAATTGTGGGGCAAACTGTCAGAGCTGGGCTTTGGGGGCCTCTATGTGCGCGAAGAAAGTGGCGGCGCGGGATTGTCGCGGCTGGATGCGACGCTGATATTTGAAGCGCTGTCCATGGCCTGCCCGTCAGTTGCGGCGTTTTTGTCCATTCACAACATGTGCGCGGCCATGATCGACAAATTCGGGTCCGACCAGATGCGCGCTGATCTGTTGCCGCGCGTGGTCAGCCTGGAGTGTTTCATGTCCTATTGCCTGACCGAACCGGGGTCCGGGTCGGACGCGGCGGCGCTGAAAACGCGCGCCACACGCGACAACGCAGGCTATGTGCTGAACGGCACCAAGGCGTTCATTTCGGGCGCAGGGTATTCGGACGGCTATATTGTCATGGCGCGCACGGGCGAGCATGGGCCGCGCGGCATATCTGCGCTGGTGGTGATGGATGGCGCGCAGGGCTTGAGTTTCGGCGGGCTGGAAGACAAGATGGGCTGGCGGTCCCAGCCCACGCGTCAGGTGCAGTTTGATGATTGCCATGTGGGGGCGGACGCCCTGCTGGGCGAGGAAGGGCACGGGTTCCGCTATGCGATGGCGGGGCTTGACGGGGGGCGGCTGAATATCGCCGCGTGCTCGCTCGGGGGGGCGCAGGCGGCGCTTAATGCGACATTGGCCTATATGGGCGAACGGCACGCTTTTGGCCAAAGCATCGACCAGTTTCAGGCGCTGCAATTCCGGCTGGCGGATATGGAGATCGAGATGCAGGCCGCGCGCGTGTTCCTGCGTCAGGCGGCATGGAAGCTGGACCAAGGCGCGCCGGATGCCACGAAATTCTGCGCCATGGCCAAGAAATTCGTGACCGAAGCGGGCAGCCGCGTGGCTGATCAATGCCTGCAATTACATGGCGGTTATGGATATTTAGGCGATTACGGCATTGAAAAACTGGTGCGTGACCTGCGGGTTCACCAGATTCTGGAGGGGACAAATGAAATCATGCGCCTGATTGTTGCGCGCCAGATGCTGGCGGCGCGCTGA
- a CDS encoding enoyl-CoA hydratase/isomerase family protein produces the protein MADIHIRREGRAGRISLTRAKALNALSYDMCMAIDAALVDWADDDSVAIIVIDAQGQKAFCAGGDIAQMYETGRAGDFSYGRKFWADEYRMNARLAEYGKPVVSFLQGFVMGGGVGVGCHASHRVVCESSQIAMPECSIGLIPDVGGTYLLARAPGQLGAYLGLTGARMGAGDAIRAGFADLFVPEADWDSIKAALVASGNTDALDAGTQAPQGQLAAHQGLIDAAFGHALLADIVASLDRDGSDFAQRTAATLRRNSPLAMACALEMLHARSKHATIRDALAREFRFTWRSMEHADFLEGIRAAIIDKDRTPHWRHDSIDAVRGADVAAMLASLGPDELTFATSGKD, from the coding sequence ATGGCTGATATTCATATCCGCCGCGAGGGGCGCGCAGGCCGCATTTCCCTGACCCGCGCAAAAGCGCTGAATGCGCTGAGTTATGATATGTGCATGGCCATAGATGCAGCACTGGTGGACTGGGCCGATGATGACAGCGTGGCCATCATCGTGATCGATGCCCAAGGGCAAAAAGCGTTCTGCGCAGGGGGTGATATTGCGCAGATGTATGAAACCGGCCGCGCGGGTGATTTCAGCTATGGTCGGAAATTCTGGGCCGATGAATACCGCATGAATGCGCGGCTGGCCGAATATGGCAAGCCTGTCGTTAGCTTCCTGCAGGGCTTTGTCATGGGCGGCGGCGTGGGTGTGGGCTGTCATGCCAGCCACCGTGTCGTATGCGAAAGCAGCCAGATCGCGATGCCTGAATGCAGCATTGGCCTGATACCGGATGTTGGCGGCACATATTTGCTGGCGCGTGCCCCCGGACAGCTTGGCGCATATCTGGGCCTGACAGGCGCGCGCATGGGCGCAGGTGACGCCATTCGCGCGGGGTTTGCCGATCTGTTTGTGCCGGAAGCTGACTGGGACAGTATCAAGGCCGCGCTGGTGGCCAGCGGCAATACCGATGCGCTGGATGCGGGGACACAGGCGCCGCAGGGGCAACTGGCGGCGCATCAGGGCCTGATTGATGCCGCGTTCGGGCACGCGCTGCTTGCGGACATTGTCGCGTCGCTGGATAGGGACGGATCGGATTTCGCGCAACGCACGGCAGCCACGCTGCGGCGCAATTCGCCCCTGGCAATGGCCTGTGCCTTGGAAATGCTGCACGCACGCAGCAAGCACGCGACCATCCGTGATGCGCTGGCGCGGGAGTTTCGCTTCACATGGCGGTCGATGGAACATGCGGATTTTCTGGAAGGCATTCGTGCCGCCATCATCGACAAGGACCGCACACCACACTGGCGCCATGACAGTATCGATGCAGTGCGCGGTGCAGATGTGGCCGCGATGCTGGCGTCCTTGGGACCGGATGAACTGACATTTGCCACAAGCGGGAAGGATTGA
- the mmsB gene encoding 3-hydroxyisobutyrate dehydrogenase, producing MKIGFIGLGNMGGPMAANLASAGHKVTGFDLVAPCPQGVARATSATDAAEGADVVITMLPNGAILRDVAASVIPAMRAGAVLCDCSTVDVDSARAVAQQAAAAGIGALDAPVSGGVGGASAGTLTFMAGGSDAAFATVLPLFDIMGQKAVHCGSSGAGQAAKICNNMILGATMAVTCEAFALADKLGLDRARMFDVVSTSSGYSWSMNAYCPAPGIGPQSPADNDYKPGFAAELMLKDLRLSQQAAESVDAPTPIGARATELYARFVEDEGGKGRDFSALLPHFAARGRG from the coding sequence ATGAAAATCGGGTTTATCGGATTGGGCAATATGGGCGGGCCTATGGCCGCCAATCTGGCCAGTGCAGGTCATAAGGTCACAGGGTTCGACCTTGTGGCCCCCTGCCCGCAAGGGGTAGCGCGCGCAACCAGCGCAACGGACGCCGCGGAAGGCGCGGATGTGGTCATAACAATGCTGCCCAATGGTGCGATCCTGCGCGATGTCGCCGCATCGGTCATTCCCGCCATGCGCGCGGGCGCGGTGCTGTGTGACTGCTCCACGGTCGATGTGGACAGCGCGCGCGCGGTGGCGCAGCAGGCTGCCGCCGCAGGGATTGGCGCACTGGATGCGCCCGTGTCGGGCGGGGTCGGCGGTGCCAGCGCGGGCACATTGACCTTTATGGCGGGTGGGTCCGACGCCGCGTTTGCGACCGTCCTGCCGCTGTTTGACATCATGGGCCAGAAGGCCGTTCATTGCGGCTCATCTGGCGCCGGTCAGGCGGCAAAAATCTGCAACAACATGATCCTTGGCGCAACAATGGCCGTTACCTGCGAGGCGTTTGCGCTGGCCGACAAGCTGGGGCTGGACCGCGCGCGTATGTTCGATGTGGTGTCCACATCATCCGGCTATAGCTGGTCAATGAATGCCTATTGCCCCGCCCCCGGCATCGGCCCGCAAAGCCCTGCTGACAATGACTACAAGCCGGGCTTTGCGGCGGAACTGATGCTGAAGGATCTGCGCCTGTCCCAGCAAGCCGCCGAAAGCGTGGACGCCCCCACCCCGATCGGCGCACGCGCAACCGAACTCTATGCCCGTTTTGTCGAAGATGAGGGTGGCAAGGGGCGCGATTTTTCAGCGCTGCTGCCGCATTTCGCGGCGCGCGGGCGCGGCTGA
- a CDS encoding Crp/Fnr family transcriptional regulator, translating to MGWAAHALPGLAPHRVAQLDALPRQTCAPDLRLFHAGDLAQGFAIVLDGRVEVHLSSASGREILLYAIEPGQSCIQTTLGLMGDAPYSGTATTVTHCTLVMIPAALFHDLINTSSTFRGFVFRAFAARMGEVTALLEQVAFIRIQARLARALLDMETGGAIHATHAELAARIGTAREVISRQLERWTAAGILHTARGHVSIRDRAALLALAK from the coding sequence ATGGGATGGGCGGCGCACGCCCTGCCGGGGCTGGCCCCGCACAGGGTTGCGCAACTTGACGCCCTGCCCCGACAAACCTGCGCGCCAGACCTGCGCCTGTTTCACGCAGGTGATCTGGCGCAAGGGTTCGCCATCGTGCTGGATGGCCGCGTGGAGGTGCACCTGTCCAGCGCATCGGGCCGCGAGATCTTGCTTTATGCCATAGAACCCGGCCAAAGCTGCATTCAGACCACGCTGGGACTGATGGGCGACGCGCCCTATAGCGGCACGGCCACAACGGTCACGCATTGCACGCTTGTCATGATCCCAGCGGCGCTGTTTCATGACCTGATCAATACCTCCTCCACCTTTCGCGGCTTTGTTTTTCGCGCCTTTGCCGCGCGCATGGGGGAAGTGACCGCCTTGCTGGAGCAGGTCGCGTTCATCCGCATTCAGGCGCGACTGGCGCGCGCCTTGCTGGACATGGAAACGGGGGGCGCCATTCACGCCACACATGCAGAACTGGCGGCCAGAATTGGCACGGCACGCGAAGTGATTTCACGGCAACTGGAACGCTGGACAGCAGCGGGCATTCTGCATACTGCGCGCGGCCATGTCAGTATTCGTGACAGGGCCGCATTGCTGGCGCTTGCGAAGTGA
- a CDS encoding DUF2892 domain-containing protein, with product MLARNVGGIDRVLRIVVGLALIAGFFVNAEASLRWLYLIGIVPLATGLMQTCPLYSLIGVNTCAVKK from the coding sequence ATGTTGGCACGAAATGTCGGCGGCATCGACCGCGTGTTGCGGATTGTTGTGGGCTTGGCCTTGATTGCAGGGTTCTTCGTGAACGCTGAAGCAAGCTTGCGCTGGCTGTATCTGATCGGAATCGTGCCCTTGGCGACCGGATTGATGCAGACCTGCCCGCTCTATTCCCTGATCGGGGTGAATACCTGTGCTGTGAAAAAATAA
- a CDS encoding GntP family permease, giving the protein MTGIAVIVFALGALVFLAYRGVSLLLLAPVMATLAVALSEGGPVLASYTQVFMHAAGGFIIQYFPLFLLGAVFGKLMEASGSAQVLADGIIHRLGAGRAILAVILSCAVMTYGGVSLFVVAFAVYPIASALFRQADLPKVLIPAAIALGAFTFTMTALPGTPAIQNAIPMPYFGTTPYAAPGLGLLTGAVMLLLGWQWLERRARSLGPGYGTYDEPPQKRAQMDTPPSRAMAALPLVLVIVLNLCFTFVIIPALDTGYLGLPEYGATDVGSLRGVWSIIAALTLSSIGLVALNFGRLRANLADTLDRGAADSLKPIFNTASLVGFGAVIASLSAFGLIRDWVVTVGGDNPLISLAVGTSLLAGITGSASGGMSIALSTLGDTYMQMGQAAGIAPDLLHRVTAVATGGLDALPHNGAVITLLTICGLTHRQAYRDIAVVAVIIPVVALVLLIALGTVFGSF; this is encoded by the coding sequence ATGACCGGAATTGCCGTCATTGTTTTCGCGCTTGGCGCTTTGGTGTTTCTGGCCTATCGCGGCGTCAGCCTGTTGCTGCTTGCACCGGTGATGGCCACCCTCGCCGTGGCCCTGTCCGAGGGCGGCCCCGTGCTGGCAAGCTACACGCAAGTGTTCATGCACGCGGCAGGCGGTTTCATCATCCAGTATTTTCCACTGTTCCTGTTGGGGGCCGTGTTCGGCAAACTGATGGAAGCCTCCGGCAGCGCGCAGGTTCTGGCAGATGGAATTATTCACAGGCTTGGGGCCGGTCGGGCCATTCTGGCCGTGATCCTGTCGTGCGCGGTCATGACCTATGGGGGCGTGTCGCTGTTTGTGGTGGCGTTTGCGGTCTATCCCATTGCATCGGCGCTGTTCCGGCAGGCGGATTTGCCCAAGGTGCTGATACCGGCTGCGATTGCGCTTGGCGCGTTTACCTTCACCATGACCGCGCTGCCGGGCACACCGGCAATCCAGAATGCGATCCCGATGCCCTATTTCGGCACCACGCCCTATGCCGCGCCCGGGCTGGGACTTCTGACAGGGGCTGTCATGCTGCTGTTGGGCTGGCAATGGCTGGAACGGCGTGCGCGCAGCCTTGGTCCCGGATATGGCACATATGACGAACCCCCGCAAAAACGCGCGCAGATGGACACCCCCCCGTCGCGGGCCATGGCGGCGCTGCCATTGGTGTTGGTGATTGTGCTGAACCTGTGCTTTACCTTCGTGATCATACCGGCGCTGGACACAGGCTATCTGGGTCTGCCCGAATATGGCGCAACCGATGTCGGGTCGCTGCGGGGCGTGTGGTCAATCATTGCGGCGCTGACGCTGTCGTCAATCGGGCTGGTGGCGCTGAACTTTGGCAGGCTGCGCGCAAATCTGGCAGACACACTGGACCGCGGCGCCGCAGATTCGCTGAAGCCGATTTTCAACACCGCCAGCCTTGTGGGGTTTGGTGCGGTGATCGCCTCGCTCTCGGCATTCGGGCTGATCCGGGACTGGGTTGTGACAGTGGGGGGCGACAATCCCCTGATTTCGCTGGCCGTCGGCACCAGCCTTCTGGCGGGGATCACCGGATCAGCCTCTGGCGGGATGAGCATTGCGCTGTCGACGCTGGGCGACACATATATGCAGATGGGGCAGGCGGCAGGGATCGCGCCCGACCTGCTGCACCGCGTGACAGCGGTGGCGACAGGGGGGCTGGATGCGCTGCCGCATAACGGCGCGGTGATCACGCTGCTGACAATCTGCGGCCTGACCCACCGGCAGGCGTATCGCGACATCGCGGTGGTGGCGGTGATTATCCCGGTTGTCGCGCTGGTGCTGCTGATCGCTTTGGGCACTGTGTTCGGCAGCTTCTGA
- a CDS encoding DUF393 domain-containing protein, with product MTTEILYNGQCPICAAEIAHYRKLAMEVAAPLDFVDLHSAPLNDWGLTPEQATRRIHARQGRVIISGFPAFVLIWRAVPKLHWMARVANLPVVRHIAAWGYNRIAAPALYRLHLYRLRRA from the coding sequence ATGACAACGGAAATTCTGTATAACGGGCAATGCCCGATCTGCGCGGCGGAAATTGCGCATTACCGCAAGCTGGCCATGGAAGTGGCCGCCCCGCTGGATTTCGTGGACCTTCACAGCGCCCCGTTGAACGATTGGGGCCTGACACCCGAACAGGCCACGCGGCGCATTCATGCAAGGCAGGGCAGGGTGATTATTTCCGGCTTTCCGGCATTTGTTCTGATATGGCGTGCCGTGCCAAAGCTGCACTGGATGGCGCGCGTGGCCAACCTGCCGGTTGTGCGCCACATCGCCGCATGGGGCTATAACCGGATTGCCGCGCCTGCGCTTTACAGATTGCACCTGTATCGCCTGCGCAGGGCTTAG